The following proteins come from a genomic window of Alosa sapidissima isolate fAloSap1 chromosome 20, fAloSap1.pri, whole genome shotgun sequence:
- the LOC121694342 gene encoding filaggrin has product MEKYFTPVHKPSQEDVKLRKHHQHGPHPHHQHHHHDRRSHDKTPHSVPGSHSDSHAHHRAHHHDHSFHGYHQINNHKAEDQHRSSSSSSLSTSSSSSSSSWSSEPSLEDETYLMHKPQHSLSCSNIAEPRRKSRDWDSEGVEYDLRSPTPFQQCSPHHKPHYQHSHPHPKSQHSHYHPHGSEHGPKLSKLHRGQSKSEEGLLQGNDSDDGHGGWDRHPHMEHGNLYKTASLGRSLAFSDDAEVGAGARATPKKAVSHMQLPSKGILKNKDGGSAASQRANFRKAKSMEVLSNREQAAKQSGGGPLGTPKQNDVEVIRENFVKTKLQFSAFLDEITRQVISPSRLNTLGVTPGSSPTSPRSPHQERKEPPGGGKKEEEGSRMQQSKQRMAKTVNQSPAKSGNPDPQSHARRDSHSGKHQPNLGSPTRSAGHQQYGNNKKRYSVGEVQGVTEDKQHQGKYNQRLTDGTSTSSETISHESKHHHFKQHGDGHHGSHNPSLRHHGDHRGSPPPPGHTAGPDYESPSSKSSSASHSSGHGDRQKHPGHRRHSKSRDSVSSVDRVQLLEQYNKELHENLLQTVACIENMETELQCTRSELGVLKDKYKRLQESYTNSQHSSSTLEQKLQSAMESMNSERKYLLQRILELTKQLDTAQNTISSLENINVPALIKELLQKHFKSEDSVKNFLRSTTMKDSKDNQSALATVEVASTDWPESGPVRTTAFIPWKQDQAEWPGSGEDRGCGTRQDMEAAGSSRSPQLPFTVAEISMALFKNMSDAQAKSHEHQHPEVPPNPYEMGGTGRGAGGGEPGDDFTSLTAQRILDNFMSQMSPPSNEGQEERGGGALDWAGPPPGH; this is encoded by the exons ATGGAGAAGTACTTCACGCCAGTTCACAAACCCTCGCAGGAGGACGTAAAACTCAGAAAACACCATCAACACGGTCCCCATCCTCACCATCAGCATCATCACCATGACCGCAGGTCACATGACAAGACACCTCACAG TGTTCCAGGATCTCACAGTGACAGCCATGCTCATCACCGAGCACATCACCATGACCACAGTTTCCATGGATACCATCAGATTAACAACCACAAAGCTGAGGATCAACACAGGTCATCTTCCTCATCCAGTctatccacctcctcctcctcatcatcatcatcctggtCCTCAGAGCCAAGTTTGGAAGACGAGACATACTTAATGCACAAGCcccagcactctctctcttgctccaaCATAGCTGAGCCTAGACGCAAGTCTCGTGACTGGGACTCGGAGGGCGTGGAGTATGACTTGAGATCCCCAACACCATTCCAGCAGTGTTCGCCACACCACAAGCCGCACTACCAGCACAGCCACCCACATCCCAAGAGTCAGCACTCGCACTACCACCCTCATGGCTCAGAGCACGGCCCCAAGCTGTCCAAGCTCCATCGTGGACAAAGCAAGAGTGAGGAGGGGCTCCTTCAGGGCAACGACAGTGATGACGGGCATGGCGGGTGGGACAGACACCCCCATATGGAGCACGGGAATCTCTACAAGACCGCAAGCCTGGGCCGGAGCCTGGCTTTCAGCGATGATGCTGAGGTGGGTGCTGGGGCCAGAGCTACACCCAAGAAGGCAGTGTCCCACATGCAGCTCCCGAGCAAAGGCATCCTTAAAAACAAGGACGGCGGGTCGGCAGCAAGCCAACGGGCGAACTTCCGCAAGGCCAAATCGATGGAGGTGCTGTCTAACCGGGAGCAAGCAGCAAAACAAAGTGGTGGGGGGCCTTTGGGCACCCCAAAGCAAAACGATGTAGAGGTTATAAGGGAGAATTTTGTCAAAACAAAGCTGCAGTTTTCTGCATTTTTGGATGAGATAACGCGTCAAGTTATAAGTCCCTCCAGGCTCAATACACTGGGGGTCACCCCTGGCTCCAGTCCAACGTCGCCGAGATCTCCTCATCAGGAGCGTAAGGAGCCCCCTGGTGGTGggaagaaggaagaggagggttCAAGAATGCAGCAATCCAAGCAGCGCATGGCAAAGACTGTAAATCAGAGTCCAGCAAAGTCTGGTAATCCTGATCCACAGTCGCATGCACGACGTGACTCCCATTCAGGGAAGCACCAGCCTAATCTTGGGAGCCCCACAAGGTCTGCCGGTCACCAGCAGTATGGTAACAATAAAAAACGCTATTCTGTCGGGGAAGTACAGGGTGTCACAGAGGACAAACAGCACCAGGGGAAGTATAACCAGAGGCTCACTGATGGCACCAGCACAAGCTCTGAGACCATTTCACACGAGTCCAAACACCATCACTTCAAGCAGCACGGTGATGGACACCATGGCAGTCACAACCCATCACTGCGTCACCATGGAGACCACAGGGGTTCCCCACCTCCACCCGGGCACACCGCGGGACCCGACTACGAGTCTCCTTCCAGCAAGTCGTCCAGTGCCAGTCACAGCTCTGGACATGGCGACAGGCAGAAGCATCCAGGCCACAGGAGACACTCCAAATCTCGG GATTCAGTGAGCTCTGTCGACAGAGTTCA GCTGCTTGAGCAATACAACAAGGAGCTACATGAGAACCTGCTGCAGACTGTGGCGTGTATAGAGAACATGGAGACCGAGCTCCAGTGCACCAGGTCGGAGCTCGGAGTCCTCAAGGACAAGTACAAGAG ACTGCAGGAGAGCTATACCAACTCCCAACACTCTAGCAGCACTCTGGAGCAGAAGTTACAGTCAGCT ATGGAGAGTATGAACTCAGAGAGGAAGTACCTCTTACAGAGGATTCTGGAACTGACCAAGCAGCTGGACACAGCCCAAAATACCATCAGCTCACTGGAGAACATCAAT GTTCCCGCTTTGATCAAGGAGCTCTTGCAAAAGCACTTCAAATCTGAGGACAGTGTTAAGAATTTTCTGCGCTCTACCACTATGAAGGACAGCAAAGACAACCAGTCAGCTTTGGCGACAGTGGAGGTGGCATCGACTGATTGGCCTGAGTCCGGGCCAGTTAGGACGACGGCCTTTATCCCATGGAAACAAGACCAGGCAGAGTGGCCTGGGTCAGGAGAGGACAGGGGGTGCGGAACCAGACAGGACATGGAGGCTGCTGGAAGCTCCAGGTCTCCACAGCTCCCTTTCACTGTTGCTGAAATTAGCATGGCACTGTTTAAAAACATGAGTGATGCTCAGGCCAAAAGCCACGAGCACCAGCACCCAGAGGTGCCCCCAAACCCTTACGAGATGGGTGGCACAGGCAGGGGagcgggcggaggggagccCGGGGATGATTTCACCTCCCTTACAGCACAAAGGATTTTGGACAATTTTATGAGTCAGATGTCTCCTCCCTCCAATGAAGGCCAAGAGGAGAGAGGCGGTGGTGCCCTGGACTGGGCAGGACCACCACCAGGACATTAA